A region from the Carassius carassius unplaced genomic scaffold, fCarCar2.1 SCAFFOLD_77, whole genome shotgun sequence genome encodes:
- the LOC132139437 gene encoding protein PHTF2-like isoform X3 translates to MASKVRDAVLWYQKKIGAYDQQIWEKSVEQREIKFIRGGLRNKPKKTGHVKPDLIDVDLVRGSAFAKAKPESPWTSLTRKGIVRVVFFPFFFRWWIQVTSRAVFYLLLSLYLLQVLAAALFFSVSSPHDVPVTEVFGAIWLMLLLGTVHCQIVSTHTPKASSGGRRRRSKKSKLSIDKSTETDNGYVSLDGRITSKSSEEGLQLHEPHCDLLRSETHWSLPHTPNQRILPPTGQCLSEAAVPRGGGNMSGEASSEEDPENYSTLRRGLERKNSDCTLRNRKAHPYKKHYTAEETLKSGTSCSSRCSSSRTQDSESTRHESETEDVLWEDFLHCAECRSSCSSETDADGSAICSASKKEFRDDPFHQGHVPWLHSSNPGLERVSAIVWEGNECKKADMSVLEISGMIMNRVNLYTPGIGYQILGNLVSVTLGLTPFAFRLFQHKDPEQLVSLSAGELVSVAFGSSADALVMAMVSVSFVVRVCLIWLFFFLLSVAERTYRQRLLFAKLFGHLTSARRARKSEVPHFRLKKVQNIKMWLSLRSYLKRRGPQRSVDVIVSSAFLLTLSVVFVCCAQLLHVHETFLEFHYNWELVIWSGSLSLYLLRFVTLGSETSKKYSNTSILLTEQINLYLKMEKKPNKKEELTLVNNVLKLATKLLKELDAPFRLYGLTMNPLLYNITQVVILSAVSGVISDLLGFNLKLWKIKS, encoded by the exons ATGGCTTCGAAGGTGCGTGATGCTGTGCTCTGGTACCAGAAGAAG ATCGGTGCGTATGACCAGCAGATATGGGAGAAATCAGTGGAACAGCGAGAGATCAAG TTTATCAGAGGG gGTCTGAGGAACAAACCGAAGAAGACCGGTCACGTGAAGCCGGACCTGATTGACGTGGATCTGGTCAGAG GCTCTGCGTTTGCTAAAGCGAAGCCGGAGAGCCCGTGGACCTCTCTGACCCGGAAGGGCATTGTTAGAGTGGTTTTCTTCCCATTTTTCTTCCGCTGGTGGATTCAGGTGACGTCGAGAGCCGTGTTTTACCTGCTGCTGTCTCTCTACCTGCTGCAGG TGCTGGCGGCGGCGTTGTTCTTCAGCGTCTCCAGTCCTCACGATGTCCCCGTCACCGAAGTGTTTGGTGCCATCTGGCTGATGCTGCTGTTAGGAACCGTTCACTGCCAGATCGTCTCCACACACACTCCTAAAGCCAGCAGCGGCGGGAGACGACGCAG GTCTAAGAAGTCCAAGCTGTCCATCGATAAGTCTACAGAGACGGACAATGGATACGTGTCTCTTGACGGCCGCATCACCAGCAAAAGCAGCGAGGAGGGTTTACAGCTGCACGAGCCTCACTGCGACCTGCTGCGCTCCGAGACACACTGGAGCCTCCCGCACACCCCAAACCAGCGGATCCTGCCGCCCACgggccag tgtctgtccGAGGCTGCGGTTCCTCGTGGGGGGGGGAACATGTCGGGTGAAGCGTCCAGTGAAGAAGACCCAGAGAACTACAGCACGCTGCGCAGGGGACTGGAGCGCAAGAACAGCGACTGCACGCTGCGCAACAGGAAAGCACACCCCTACAAGAAGCATTACACtgctgag GAGACGCTGAAGTCGGGCACCAGCTGCAGCTCGCGGTGCTCCAGCTCGAGGACGCAGGACTCTGAGAGCACACGACACGAGTCTGAGACAGAGGATGTTCTGTGGGAGGACTTCCTGCACTGCGCCGAGTGCCGCTCCTCCTGCTCCAGCGAAACAGACGCCGACGGATCCGCCATCTGCTCTGCCTCCAAGAAGGAGTTCAGAGACGACCCGTTCCATCAG GGTCACGTGCCGTGGCTCCACAGCTCTAATCCAGGCCTGGAGCGCGTCAGTGCAATCGTGTGGGAAGGAAACGAATGCAAGAAAGCAGACATGTCTGTGCTGGAAATCAGCGGCATGATAATGAACAGG GTCAATCTCTACACTCCAGGGATCGGCTATCAGATCTTGGGAAATCTGGTGTCTGTGACGCTGGGTTTGACTCCGTTTGCGTTCAGATTGTTCCAGCACAAAGATCCGGAGCAGCTGGTGTCTCTGTCGGCCGGTGAGCTGGTGTCTGTGGCCTTCGGCTCGTCCGCTGATGCTCTGGTGATGGCGATGGTGAGCGTGAGCTTCGTGGTGCGCGTCTGTCTCATCtggctcttcttcttcttgctcagCGTTGCTGAGAGGACGTACAGACAG CGGCTGCTGTTTGCGAAGCTGTTTGGTCACCTGACGTCGGCGCGGAGGGCCAGAAAATCAGAAGTGCCTCATTTCCGTCTGAAGAAGGTGCAGAACATTAAGATGTGGCTGTCGCTGCGCTCTTACCTGAAG CGTCGAGGTCCGCAGCGCTCGGTGGACGTGATCGTCTCCTCTGCGTTCCTGCTCACGCTCTCGGTGGTCTTCGTCTGCTGCGCTCAG CTGCTTCACGTGCACGAGACGTTCCTGGAGTTTCACTATAACTGGGAGCTGGTGATCTGGAGCGGCTCGCTGTCGCTGTACCTGCTCCGCTTCGTCACGCTGGGCTCCGAAACCAGCAAGAAATACAGCAACACCTCCATCTTACTCACagagcag ATTAACTTGTACTTAAAAATGGAAAAGAAACCGAATAAGAAAGAAGAACTCACTCTGGTCAACAACGTCCTTAAACTGGCCACCAAATTACTGAAG
- the LOC132139437 gene encoding protein PHTF2-like isoform X1 → MASKVRDAVLWYQKKIGAYDQQIWEKSVEQREIKFIRGGLRNKPKKTGHVKPDLIDVDLVRGSAFAKAKPESPWTSLTRKGIVRVVFFPFFFRWWIQVTSRAVFYLLLSLYLLQVLAAALFFSVSSPHDVPVTEVFGAIWLMLLLGTVHCQIVSTHTPKASSGGRRRRKLRKAAHLDIHREGDGSSTTDNTQEGSPQGSLSAGSHGLVTFFRDFWHGIFKAGSKKSKLSIDKSTETDNGYVSLDGRITSKSSEEGLQLHEPHCDLLRSETHWSLPHTPNQRILPPTGQCLSEAAVPRGGGNMSGEASSEEDPENYSTLRRGLERKNSDCTLRNRKAHPYKKHYTAEETLKSGTSCSSRCSSSRTQDSESTRHESETEDVLWEDFLHCAECRSSCSSETDADGSAICSASKKEFRDDPFHQGHVPWLHSSNPGLERVSAIVWEGNECKKADMSVLEISGMIMNRVNLYTPGIGYQILGNLVSVTLGLTPFAFRLFQHKDPEQLVSLSAGELVSVAFGSSADALVMAMVSVSFVVRVCLIWLFFFLLSVAERTYRQRLLFAKLFGHLTSARRARKSEVPHFRLKKVQNIKMWLSLRSYLKRRGPQRSVDVIVSSAFLLTLSVVFVCCAQLLHVHETFLEFHYNWELVIWSGSLSLYLLRFVTLGSETSKKYSNTSILLTEQINLYLKMEKKPNKKEELTLVNNVLKLATKLLKELDAPFRLYGLTMNPLLYNITQVVILSAVSGVISDLLGFNLKLWKIKS, encoded by the exons ATGGCTTCGAAGGTGCGTGATGCTGTGCTCTGGTACCAGAAGAAG ATCGGTGCGTATGACCAGCAGATATGGGAGAAATCAGTGGAACAGCGAGAGATCAAG TTTATCAGAGGG gGTCTGAGGAACAAACCGAAGAAGACCGGTCACGTGAAGCCGGACCTGATTGACGTGGATCTGGTCAGAG GCTCTGCGTTTGCTAAAGCGAAGCCGGAGAGCCCGTGGACCTCTCTGACCCGGAAGGGCATTGTTAGAGTGGTTTTCTTCCCATTTTTCTTCCGCTGGTGGATTCAGGTGACGTCGAGAGCCGTGTTTTACCTGCTGCTGTCTCTCTACCTGCTGCAGG TGCTGGCGGCGGCGTTGTTCTTCAGCGTCTCCAGTCCTCACGATGTCCCCGTCACCGAAGTGTTTGGTGCCATCTGGCTGATGCTGCTGTTAGGAACCGTTCACTGCCAGATCGTCTCCACACACACTCCTAAAGCCAGCAGCGGCGGGAGACGACGCAG GAAGTTGAGGAAAGCGGCTCATTTGGACATTCATAGAGAAGGCGACGGCTCTAGCACTACTGATAACACGCAGGAGGGATCGCCGCAGGGCTCGCTGTCCGCCGGCTCACACGGCCTCGTCACTTTCTTCAGAGATTTCTGGCATGGTATCTTTAAAGCAGG GTCTAAGAAGTCCAAGCTGTCCATCGATAAGTCTACAGAGACGGACAATGGATACGTGTCTCTTGACGGCCGCATCACCAGCAAAAGCAGCGAGGAGGGTTTACAGCTGCACGAGCCTCACTGCGACCTGCTGCGCTCCGAGACACACTGGAGCCTCCCGCACACCCCAAACCAGCGGATCCTGCCGCCCACgggccag tgtctgtccGAGGCTGCGGTTCCTCGTGGGGGGGGGAACATGTCGGGTGAAGCGTCCAGTGAAGAAGACCCAGAGAACTACAGCACGCTGCGCAGGGGACTGGAGCGCAAGAACAGCGACTGCACGCTGCGCAACAGGAAAGCACACCCCTACAAGAAGCATTACACtgctgag GAGACGCTGAAGTCGGGCACCAGCTGCAGCTCGCGGTGCTCCAGCTCGAGGACGCAGGACTCTGAGAGCACACGACACGAGTCTGAGACAGAGGATGTTCTGTGGGAGGACTTCCTGCACTGCGCCGAGTGCCGCTCCTCCTGCTCCAGCGAAACAGACGCCGACGGATCCGCCATCTGCTCTGCCTCCAAGAAGGAGTTCAGAGACGACCCGTTCCATCAG GGTCACGTGCCGTGGCTCCACAGCTCTAATCCAGGCCTGGAGCGCGTCAGTGCAATCGTGTGGGAAGGAAACGAATGCAAGAAAGCAGACATGTCTGTGCTGGAAATCAGCGGCATGATAATGAACAGG GTCAATCTCTACACTCCAGGGATCGGCTATCAGATCTTGGGAAATCTGGTGTCTGTGACGCTGGGTTTGACTCCGTTTGCGTTCAGATTGTTCCAGCACAAAGATCCGGAGCAGCTGGTGTCTCTGTCGGCCGGTGAGCTGGTGTCTGTGGCCTTCGGCTCGTCCGCTGATGCTCTGGTGATGGCGATGGTGAGCGTGAGCTTCGTGGTGCGCGTCTGTCTCATCtggctcttcttcttcttgctcagCGTTGCTGAGAGGACGTACAGACAG CGGCTGCTGTTTGCGAAGCTGTTTGGTCACCTGACGTCGGCGCGGAGGGCCAGAAAATCAGAAGTGCCTCATTTCCGTCTGAAGAAGGTGCAGAACATTAAGATGTGGCTGTCGCTGCGCTCTTACCTGAAG CGTCGAGGTCCGCAGCGCTCGGTGGACGTGATCGTCTCCTCTGCGTTCCTGCTCACGCTCTCGGTGGTCTTCGTCTGCTGCGCTCAG CTGCTTCACGTGCACGAGACGTTCCTGGAGTTTCACTATAACTGGGAGCTGGTGATCTGGAGCGGCTCGCTGTCGCTGTACCTGCTCCGCTTCGTCACGCTGGGCTCCGAAACCAGCAAGAAATACAGCAACACCTCCATCTTACTCACagagcag ATTAACTTGTACTTAAAAATGGAAAAGAAACCGAATAAGAAAGAAGAACTCACTCTGGTCAACAACGTCCTTAAACTGGCCACCAAATTACTGAAG
- the LOC132139437 gene encoding protein PHTF2-like isoform X2 has protein sequence MASKVRDAVLWYQKKIGAYDQQIWEKSVEQREIKGLRNKPKKTGHVKPDLIDVDLVRGSAFAKAKPESPWTSLTRKGIVRVVFFPFFFRWWIQVTSRAVFYLLLSLYLLQVLAAALFFSVSSPHDVPVTEVFGAIWLMLLLGTVHCQIVSTHTPKASSGGRRRRKLRKAAHLDIHREGDGSSTTDNTQEGSPQGSLSAGSHGLVTFFRDFWHGIFKAGSKKSKLSIDKSTETDNGYVSLDGRITSKSSEEGLQLHEPHCDLLRSETHWSLPHTPNQRILPPTGQCLSEAAVPRGGGNMSGEASSEEDPENYSTLRRGLERKNSDCTLRNRKAHPYKKHYTAEETLKSGTSCSSRCSSSRTQDSESTRHESETEDVLWEDFLHCAECRSSCSSETDADGSAICSASKKEFRDDPFHQGHVPWLHSSNPGLERVSAIVWEGNECKKADMSVLEISGMIMNRVNLYTPGIGYQILGNLVSVTLGLTPFAFRLFQHKDPEQLVSLSAGELVSVAFGSSADALVMAMVSVSFVVRVCLIWLFFFLLSVAERTYRQRLLFAKLFGHLTSARRARKSEVPHFRLKKVQNIKMWLSLRSYLKRRGPQRSVDVIVSSAFLLTLSVVFVCCAQLLHVHETFLEFHYNWELVIWSGSLSLYLLRFVTLGSETSKKYSNTSILLTEQINLYLKMEKKPNKKEELTLVNNVLKLATKLLKELDAPFRLYGLTMNPLLYNITQVVILSAVSGVISDLLGFNLKLWKIKS, from the exons ATGGCTTCGAAGGTGCGTGATGCTGTGCTCTGGTACCAGAAGAAG ATCGGTGCGTATGACCAGCAGATATGGGAGAAATCAGTGGAACAGCGAGAGATCAAG gGTCTGAGGAACAAACCGAAGAAGACCGGTCACGTGAAGCCGGACCTGATTGACGTGGATCTGGTCAGAG GCTCTGCGTTTGCTAAAGCGAAGCCGGAGAGCCCGTGGACCTCTCTGACCCGGAAGGGCATTGTTAGAGTGGTTTTCTTCCCATTTTTCTTCCGCTGGTGGATTCAGGTGACGTCGAGAGCCGTGTTTTACCTGCTGCTGTCTCTCTACCTGCTGCAGG TGCTGGCGGCGGCGTTGTTCTTCAGCGTCTCCAGTCCTCACGATGTCCCCGTCACCGAAGTGTTTGGTGCCATCTGGCTGATGCTGCTGTTAGGAACCGTTCACTGCCAGATCGTCTCCACACACACTCCTAAAGCCAGCAGCGGCGGGAGACGACGCAG GAAGTTGAGGAAAGCGGCTCATTTGGACATTCATAGAGAAGGCGACGGCTCTAGCACTACTGATAACACGCAGGAGGGATCGCCGCAGGGCTCGCTGTCCGCCGGCTCACACGGCCTCGTCACTTTCTTCAGAGATTTCTGGCATGGTATCTTTAAAGCAGG GTCTAAGAAGTCCAAGCTGTCCATCGATAAGTCTACAGAGACGGACAATGGATACGTGTCTCTTGACGGCCGCATCACCAGCAAAAGCAGCGAGGAGGGTTTACAGCTGCACGAGCCTCACTGCGACCTGCTGCGCTCCGAGACACACTGGAGCCTCCCGCACACCCCAAACCAGCGGATCCTGCCGCCCACgggccag tgtctgtccGAGGCTGCGGTTCCTCGTGGGGGGGGGAACATGTCGGGTGAAGCGTCCAGTGAAGAAGACCCAGAGAACTACAGCACGCTGCGCAGGGGACTGGAGCGCAAGAACAGCGACTGCACGCTGCGCAACAGGAAAGCACACCCCTACAAGAAGCATTACACtgctgag GAGACGCTGAAGTCGGGCACCAGCTGCAGCTCGCGGTGCTCCAGCTCGAGGACGCAGGACTCTGAGAGCACACGACACGAGTCTGAGACAGAGGATGTTCTGTGGGAGGACTTCCTGCACTGCGCCGAGTGCCGCTCCTCCTGCTCCAGCGAAACAGACGCCGACGGATCCGCCATCTGCTCTGCCTCCAAGAAGGAGTTCAGAGACGACCCGTTCCATCAG GGTCACGTGCCGTGGCTCCACAGCTCTAATCCAGGCCTGGAGCGCGTCAGTGCAATCGTGTGGGAAGGAAACGAATGCAAGAAAGCAGACATGTCTGTGCTGGAAATCAGCGGCATGATAATGAACAGG GTCAATCTCTACACTCCAGGGATCGGCTATCAGATCTTGGGAAATCTGGTGTCTGTGACGCTGGGTTTGACTCCGTTTGCGTTCAGATTGTTCCAGCACAAAGATCCGGAGCAGCTGGTGTCTCTGTCGGCCGGTGAGCTGGTGTCTGTGGCCTTCGGCTCGTCCGCTGATGCTCTGGTGATGGCGATGGTGAGCGTGAGCTTCGTGGTGCGCGTCTGTCTCATCtggctcttcttcttcttgctcagCGTTGCTGAGAGGACGTACAGACAG CGGCTGCTGTTTGCGAAGCTGTTTGGTCACCTGACGTCGGCGCGGAGGGCCAGAAAATCAGAAGTGCCTCATTTCCGTCTGAAGAAGGTGCAGAACATTAAGATGTGGCTGTCGCTGCGCTCTTACCTGAAG CGTCGAGGTCCGCAGCGCTCGGTGGACGTGATCGTCTCCTCTGCGTTCCTGCTCACGCTCTCGGTGGTCTTCGTCTGCTGCGCTCAG CTGCTTCACGTGCACGAGACGTTCCTGGAGTTTCACTATAACTGGGAGCTGGTGATCTGGAGCGGCTCGCTGTCGCTGTACCTGCTCCGCTTCGTCACGCTGGGCTCCGAAACCAGCAAGAAATACAGCAACACCTCCATCTTACTCACagagcag ATTAACTTGTACTTAAAAATGGAAAAGAAACCGAATAAGAAAGAAGAACTCACTCTGGTCAACAACGTCCTTAAACTGGCCACCAAATTACTGAAG